In one Heteronotia binoei isolate CCM8104 ecotype False Entrance Well chromosome 1, APGP_CSIRO_Hbin_v1, whole genome shotgun sequence genomic region, the following are encoded:
- the LOC132588423 gene encoding protein S100-A4-like isoform X2: MEAPLEKALEVMIGTFHKYSGKDGNKYKLSKAEMRELLLREMPAFVPGKIDEPGFEYMMKKLDSNKDEELDFQEYSVFLAIAASLCNEFFQECADESNRKR; this comes from the exons ATGGAGGCCCCCCTCGAGAAGGCTCTAGAAGTGATGATTGGCACTTTCCACAAATATTCGGGCAAGGACGGCAACAAATATAAGCTCAGCAAGGCCGAGATGCGGGAACTGCTTCTTCGGGAGATGCCTGCTTTTGTCCCG GGGAAGATCGACGAACCCGGTTTTGAATATATGATGAAGAAACTCGACAGCAACAAGGACGAGGAGCTGGATTTCCAGGAGTATTCCGTCTTCTTAGCAATCGCTGCTTCCCTCTGCAATGAGTTCTTCCAAGAGTGTGCTGATGAGAGCAACCGGAAGAGATGA
- the LOC132588437 gene encoding protein S100-A5-like isoform X1, whose amino-acid sequence MVLFCYILSSPVRAGGICSTMEGMYNNLEQALGVVVCIFQRYCRKEGNRQKLSRRELLDLLKTELPSLKTLKLKEGAFEEFMSLLDTNSDDEVDFEEYIRFVSVACTYFHDFFEDSPVAHPRVQ is encoded by the exons ATGGTTCTTTTCTGCTACATTTTATCTTCACCTGTTAG AGCGGGTGGCATATGCTCTACGATGGAGGGGATGTATAATAACCTAGAGCAAGCCCTTGGCGTGGTGGTTTGCATCTTCCAGCGCTACTGCCGGAAGGAAGGCAACAGACAGAAGCTCAGCAGAAGGGAGCTGCTGGATCTACTGAAAACAGAACTCCCCAGTCTCAAAACA ttAAAATTAAAAGAGGGAGCCTTTGAGGAGTTCATGTCACTGCTTGATACGAACAGCGACGATGAAGTGGACTTCGAGGAGTACATCCGATTCGTGTCGGTGGCTTGCACCTACTTCCACGACTTCTTCGAGGATTCTCCCGTGGCCCATCCGCGAGTTCAATAA
- the LOC132588437 gene encoding protein S100-A5-like isoform X2, translating to MEGMYNNLEQALGVVVCIFQRYCRKEGNRQKLSRRELLDLLKTELPSLKTLKLKEGAFEEFMSLLDTNSDDEVDFEEYIRFVSVACTYFHDFFEDSPVAHPRVQ from the exons ATGGAGGGGATGTATAATAACCTAGAGCAAGCCCTTGGCGTGGTGGTTTGCATCTTCCAGCGCTACTGCCGGAAGGAAGGCAACAGACAGAAGCTCAGCAGAAGGGAGCTGCTGGATCTACTGAAAACAGAACTCCCCAGTCTCAAAACA ttAAAATTAAAAGAGGGAGCCTTTGAGGAGTTCATGTCACTGCTTGATACGAACAGCGACGATGAAGTGGACTTCGAGGAGTACATCCGATTCGTGTCGGTGGCTTGCACCTACTTCCACGACTTCTTCGAGGATTCTCCCGTGGCCCATCCGCGAGTTCAATAA